A genomic window from Halorubrum lacusprofundi ATCC 49239 includes:
- a CDS encoding metal-dependent transcriptional regulator, with translation MNTADQYLKTIYVVQKQEDGPASTGSVADALGVSPASANEMIGKLEDLGLAEHEKYKGVQLTDDGIVRARDALQTYCIIERFLANVLAVEDFREEAHELEAVIDDTVAERLDTIIDRQPECPDCFDPETDACACLEIAATPIEPEQ, from the coding sequence GTGAACACTGCAGACCAGTACCTCAAGACGATATACGTCGTACAGAAGCAGGAAGACGGTCCCGCCTCGACCGGGTCGGTCGCCGACGCCCTCGGCGTCAGTCCCGCGAGCGCCAACGAGATGATCGGGAAGCTCGAAGACCTCGGGCTCGCTGAACACGAGAAGTACAAGGGCGTCCAGCTCACCGACGACGGGATCGTGCGGGCGCGCGACGCGCTCCAGACCTACTGTATCATCGAACGCTTCCTCGCGAACGTGCTCGCCGTCGAAGACTTCCGCGAGGAGGCCCACGAGCTGGAGGCGGTTATCGACGACACCGTCGCCGAGCGGCTCGACACGATTATTGATCGGCAGCCGGAGTGTCCGGACTGCTTCGACCCCGAGACGGACGCCTGCGCGTGTCTGGAGATCGCGGCGACGCCCATCGAGCCGGAGCAGTAG
- the sufD gene encoding Fe-S cluster assembly protein SufD, producing MSTKAIESLSEDTVRRIAEERDEPEWLLETRLNALSALETADLPDVIQTPGRRWTDLEALDFEALVDPLNQSDTTERSAGDDDVVILPFSEAFDEYGDIIEANFGSVLDPEHNYLTALSVALFTTGTFVYVPEGVDVEDVTVRAEMNSRSLFSQTLVVAEESSSVTILESIESGDDGVDGDRYFSNLVEIVAGENANVQFGSLQNLDDDSYTYSLKRGVTDTYATVDWIESNFGSKLTRSDVETELNGDGSESQIVGTFFGTEDQHFDINARVWHQAEHTTADLVTRGVLDDVSRSVYEGVQDVGEDAWNTSSYQRENTLMLSDDAEADASPKLIIHNHDTEASHSATVGQVDAEDLFYLESRTIDPLTARNMLVEGFFVPVLEEIAVDEFRDDVQELVLQRLQ from the coding sequence CGCGCTAGAGACGGCCGATCTGCCCGACGTCATCCAGACGCCCGGCCGCCGCTGGACCGACCTGGAGGCGCTCGACTTCGAGGCGCTCGTCGACCCGCTGAACCAGTCGGACACGACCGAGCGGTCGGCCGGCGATGACGATGTCGTCATCTTACCCTTCAGCGAGGCATTCGACGAGTACGGCGACATCATCGAGGCGAACTTCGGGTCGGTACTCGATCCCGAACACAACTACCTCACCGCGCTGTCGGTCGCGCTCTTCACGACCGGGACGTTCGTCTACGTCCCCGAGGGCGTCGACGTCGAGGACGTGACGGTACGCGCGGAAATGAACTCCCGCTCGCTGTTCAGCCAGACGCTGGTCGTCGCCGAGGAGTCGTCGTCGGTGACGATCCTCGAGTCGATCGAGAGCGGTGACGACGGCGTCGACGGCGACCGGTACTTCTCGAACCTCGTCGAGATCGTCGCGGGCGAGAACGCGAACGTCCAGTTCGGTTCGCTCCAGAACCTCGACGACGACTCGTACACCTACTCGCTGAAGCGTGGCGTGACCGACACGTACGCGACGGTTGACTGGATCGAGAGCAACTTCGGCTCGAAGCTCACGCGCTCCGACGTCGAGACCGAACTGAACGGCGACGGCTCCGAGAGCCAGATCGTCGGGACGTTCTTCGGCACCGAAGACCAGCACTTCGACATCAACGCCCGCGTCTGGCACCAGGCCGAGCACACGACGGCCGACCTCGTCACGCGCGGCGTACTCGACGACGTGTCCCGCTCCGTCTACGAGGGGGTTCAGGATGTCGGCGAGGACGCGTGGAACACCTCCAGCTACCAGCGCGAGAACACGCTGATGCTGTCGGACGACGCCGAGGCCGACGCGTCGCCGAAGCTGATCATCCACAACCACGACACCGAGGCGTCCCACTCCGCGACCGTCGGACAGGTCGACGCCGAGGACCTGTTCTACCTCGAGAGTCGAACGATCGACCCGCTGACGGCCCGAAACATGCTCGTCGAGGGCTTCTTCGTGCCCGTGTTAGAGGAAATCGCAGTCGACGAGTTCCGCGACGACGTCCAAGAACTCGTCTTACAGCGCCTCCAGTAA